In one Ornithinimicrobium pratense genomic region, the following are encoded:
- the dprA gene encoding DNA-processing protein DprA, translating into MSGWSAGLCAPRLDERAARLLLSRMGEPYDEFVQELVAEYGVLDLVGYALRDGHTPDGTGLGRLLGRRERALAADDGHICRALGLRVLVPGDEEWPGVLDELPWAPWCLWVRGSVRLEEVPERSVAVVGARASTAYGEHQAARLCMDLAERGFAIVSGAAYGIDAAAHRAALAAGGTTLAVLAGGVDVPYPRTNADLIARIGQVGALVSETPPGGAPARMRFLARNRIIAALATGTLVVEAGLRSGARSTAKNARDLGRHLMAVPGPVESGMSAGCHAEIRMGATLVTDAAEVIELVGRIGLDLAPVKQGGVREEDVLDDGLRRIWQWLRPRRSSSVDEVMVRSGLTMAEVLAGLGELEELGLAEHLLDGWRRRSAR; encoded by the coding sequence ATGAGCGGGTGGAGCGCAGGGCTGTGCGCGCCGCGGCTGGACGAGCGCGCCGCTCGGCTGCTGCTGTCGCGCATGGGGGAGCCCTACGACGAGTTCGTCCAGGAACTGGTTGCGGAGTATGGCGTGCTCGACCTGGTCGGCTACGCACTGCGGGACGGGCACACCCCGGACGGCACCGGGCTGGGGCGGCTGCTGGGGCGCCGGGAGCGGGCGCTCGCCGCCGACGACGGCCACATCTGCCGCGCGCTCGGGCTGCGGGTCCTGGTCCCCGGCGACGAGGAGTGGCCGGGCGTCCTTGACGAGCTGCCGTGGGCGCCCTGGTGCCTGTGGGTGCGTGGATCAGTGCGCCTGGAGGAGGTGCCGGAGCGCAGCGTCGCCGTGGTCGGGGCCCGTGCCAGCACCGCCTACGGCGAACACCAGGCGGCGCGGCTGTGCATGGACCTCGCCGAGCGCGGTTTCGCCATCGTCTCCGGGGCGGCCTACGGTATCGACGCTGCGGCGCACCGGGCCGCGCTGGCCGCGGGCGGGACGACGCTGGCCGTGCTGGCCGGGGGAGTAGACGTGCCCTACCCCCGCACCAATGCTGACCTCATCGCCCGGATCGGGCAGGTGGGTGCGCTGGTCAGCGAGACGCCGCCGGGCGGGGCCCCTGCCCGGATGCGCTTCCTGGCCCGTAACCGGATTATCGCGGCGCTGGCGACGGGCACCCTCGTCGTCGAGGCCGGCCTGCGCTCGGGGGCCCGCTCCACCGCCAAGAACGCCCGTGACCTGGGCCGTCACCTCATGGCCGTGCCCGGCCCGGTGGAGAGCGGCATGTCCGCCGGGTGTCACGCCGAGATCCGGATGGGCGCCACCCTGGTGACCGACGCCGCAGAGGTGATTGAGCTGGTGGGCCGGATCGGTCTGGACCTGGCGCCGGTCAAGCAGGGTGGCGTCCGGGAGGAGGACGTCCTCGACGACGGGCTGCGGCGCATCTGGCAGTGGTTGCGCCCACGCCGGTCGTCGTCCGTCGATGAGGTCATGGTCCGTTCAGGGTTGACGATGGCGGAAGTCCTGGCGGGACTGGGTGAGCTGGAAGAGCTGGGTCTGGCCGAGCACCTGCTCGACGGCTGGCGGCGCAGGTCGGCCCGATGA
- a CDS encoding pyridoxal phosphate-dependent aminotransferase yields the protein MTSDRLVHRLRPFGTSVFAEMTQRALQFDAVNLGQGFPDTEGPPEMVQVAQESLLGGLNQYAPARGLPVLREAVATHQDRFYGIPLDPDQQVLVTVGATEAIAATLIALVEPGDEVLMVEPYYDSYAACVGMAGGVRRTVQLRFPDLTLDVEALRAAVTDRSRVLLLNSPHNPSGKVFSREELEAVASLAIEHDLVVVSDEVYEHLVFDGLVHVPIATLPGMAERTLTISSVGKTFSFTGWKTGWVTGPANLIDAVAAVKQFLTFVGATHLQPAVAHGLSMPDQFFTGFAAQLQAKRDLVVAALTEVGVPVSPCQGTYFVIADFAGHGVEDAVDFCRRMPEELGVVGVPVSVFCDDPAPVASLVRFAFCKREDVLREAARRLHRLSRP from the coding sequence ATGACCTCGGACCGGCTCGTCCATCGCCTGCGCCCCTTCGGCACGTCGGTCTTCGCGGAGATGACCCAACGCGCCCTGCAGTTCGACGCGGTCAACCTCGGCCAGGGCTTCCCCGACACCGAGGGACCGCCCGAGATGGTGCAGGTGGCTCAGGAGTCGCTGCTGGGCGGTCTGAACCAGTACGCCCCGGCCCGGGGCCTGCCCGTCCTGCGCGAGGCCGTGGCCACGCACCAGGACCGGTTCTACGGCATACCCCTGGACCCGGACCAGCAGGTCCTGGTCACCGTCGGCGCCACGGAGGCGATCGCGGCGACACTCATCGCGCTGGTCGAGCCGGGTGATGAGGTGCTGATGGTCGAGCCCTACTACGACTCCTACGCCGCGTGCGTGGGAATGGCCGGCGGGGTCCGGCGGACGGTCCAGCTGCGCTTCCCCGACCTCACCCTGGACGTCGAGGCGTTACGCGCAGCGGTGACCGACCGGAGCAGGGTGCTCCTGCTCAACAGCCCGCACAACCCATCCGGCAAGGTCTTCTCTCGTGAGGAGCTGGAGGCGGTGGCGAGCCTCGCCATCGAGCACGACCTGGTGGTCGTCTCCGACGAGGTCTACGAGCACCTGGTCTTCGACGGGCTGGTGCACGTGCCGATCGCGACGCTGCCCGGGATGGCAGAGCGCACGCTGACCATCTCCTCGGTCGGCAAGACCTTCTCCTTCACCGGCTGGAAGACGGGCTGGGTCACCGGGCCCGCCAACCTCATCGACGCGGTCGCGGCGGTCAAGCAGTTTCTCACCTTCGTCGGTGCGACCCACCTGCAGCCGGCGGTCGCCCACGGCCTGTCGATGCCCGATCAGTTCTTCACCGGTTTCGCCGCCCAGCTGCAGGCCAAGCGCGACCTGGTGGTGGCCGCGCTGACCGAGGTCGGCGTGCCGGTCAGCCCGTGTCAGGGGACCTACTTCGTCATCGCCGACTTCGCCGGGCACGGTGTCGAGGACGCAGTCGACTTCTGCCGACGGATGCCCGAGGAGTTGGGCGTGGTCGGCGTCCCGGTCTCGGTCTTCTGCGACGACCCTGCCCCGGTGGCGTCCCTGGTGCGGTTCGCCTTCTGCAAGCGCGAGGACGTGCTGCGCGAGGCGGCGCGCCGCCTGCACCGGCTGTCCCGTCCCTGA
- the rpsB gene encoding 30S ribosomal protein S2, giving the protein MAVVTMRQLLESGVHFGHQTRRWNPKMKRFIMTERNGIYIIDLQQSLTYLNEAYDFVKQTVAHGGSILFVGTKKQAQEAIAEQATRVGMPYVNHRWLGGMLTNFQTVSKRLTRMKELEEIDFDDVAGSIHTKKELLMMRREFDKLSKTLGGIRDMQRVPSAVWVVDTKKEHLAVTEARKLGLPVIAILDTNCDPDEVDYKIPGNDDAIRSVSLLTRVVADGVAEGLMARAGGSSEAGAEGAAAEPMAEWERELLAGAEPEQSGAATESDATAEDANAEVAAEVAPTEDAAGDQPAAEALESVVEAPVEAPAEGPAEGAVTPGADAAPALDADGDTQVAEPTQS; this is encoded by the coding sequence ATGGCCGTCGTCACCATGCGCCAGCTCCTAGAGAGCGGCGTCCACTTCGGGCACCAGACCCGTCGATGGAACCCCAAGATGAAGCGCTTCATCATGACCGAGCGCAACGGCATCTACATCATCGACCTGCAGCAGTCGCTGACCTACCTCAACGAGGCCTACGACTTCGTCAAGCAGACCGTCGCCCACGGCGGCAGCATCCTCTTCGTCGGCACCAAGAAGCAGGCCCAGGAGGCCATCGCGGAGCAGGCGACCCGGGTGGGGATGCCCTACGTCAACCACCGTTGGCTCGGTGGCATGCTCACCAACTTCCAGACCGTCTCCAAGCGCCTGACACGCATGAAGGAGCTGGAGGAGATCGACTTCGACGACGTGGCCGGCAGCATCCACACCAAGAAGGAGCTGCTGATGATGCGTCGCGAGTTCGACAAGCTCAGCAAGACGCTTGGCGGCATCCGCGACATGCAGAGGGTGCCCTCGGCCGTCTGGGTCGTCGACACCAAGAAGGAGCACCTCGCCGTCACCGAGGCCCGCAAGCTGGGGCTGCCGGTGATCGCGATCCTGGACACCAACTGCGACCCGGACGAGGTCGACTACAAGATCCCGGGCAACGACGACGCGATCCGCTCGGTCAGCCTGCTGACCCGCGTCGTCGCCGACGGCGTCGCCGAGGGCCTGATGGCCCGTGCCGGCGGCAGTTCCGAGGCCGGCGCCGAGGGCGCCGCGGCTGAGCCGATGGCCGAGTGGGAGCGTGAGCTGCTCGCCGGTGCCGAGCCGGAGCAGAGCGGTGCCGCCACTGAGTCGGACGCGACGGCCGAGGACGCGAACGCCGAGGTCGCTGCCGAGGTCGCTCCGACCGAGGACGCGGCGGGCGACCAGCCGGCTGCGGAGGCCCTCGAGTCTGTCGTCGAGGCCCCGGTCGAGGCGCCCGCCGAGGGCCCGGCCGAGGGTGCCGTCACTCCCGGTGCCGACGCCGCCCCGGCGCTCGACGCCGACGGTGACACACAGGTCGC
- a CDS encoding M23 family metallopeptidase: MSRGGGSRRVLVPLPAKVLAAVVMMVLVAVPGVAALVDDRDAVFAPRAPEVTGLVVSQVLGVRDAPGRGTPGAAGDRARTAQWGWPLVGAPPVARAFDLPAQRWLPGHRGVDLVGVAGEQVFAVDAGVVTFSGTIAGVGMVSVTHEDGLRSTYQPVEDRQDRGERVGRGQRLGVLGTTGSHCALHDCLHLGAVRGRDAYVDPLPLLLGAELALLPVAP, encoded by the coding sequence ATGAGCAGGGGCGGTGGGTCCAGGCGGGTGCTCGTCCCGTTGCCGGCGAAGGTTCTGGCGGCAGTCGTGATGATGGTCCTGGTGGCAGTGCCCGGTGTCGCGGCCTTGGTCGACGACCGGGACGCCGTGTTCGCCCCGCGTGCGCCGGAGGTGACGGGCCTGGTGGTCTCGCAGGTGCTGGGGGTCCGGGACGCACCCGGCCGGGGCACACCCGGCGCCGCGGGTGACCGCGCCCGCACCGCACAGTGGGGCTGGCCTCTGGTGGGCGCCCCGCCCGTCGCCCGGGCCTTCGACCTGCCGGCTCAGCGTTGGCTGCCCGGCCATCGCGGCGTCGACCTGGTCGGGGTCGCGGGCGAGCAGGTGTTTGCTGTCGACGCCGGTGTGGTCACCTTCAGCGGCACGATCGCCGGGGTGGGGATGGTCAGCGTGACCCACGAGGACGGGCTGCGCAGCACCTACCAACCGGTGGAGGACAGGCAGGATCGCGGGGAGCGGGTCGGCCGGGGGCAGCGCCTCGGTGTGCTGGGCACCACCGGCAGCCACTGCGCCCTTCACGACTGCCTGCACCTGGGCGCCGTGCGGGGACGGGACGCCTACGTCGACCCGCTGCCCCTGCTGCTCGGCGCCGAGCTTGCCCTGCTGCCAGTGGCGCCGTGA
- a CDS encoding RDD family protein produces MPSTPDATAPPSLRPRPLARVRSWLLDWLVVGAWLGVLAVVGLAARPLLPSGEAGATTLRALLTADVLITVATVLPYLLYLVLTESSPRRATLGKRWAGLRVAAADGSSPVTGSVWVRNLIKVLAWQLGHLGFTRGMLETQVGLGIGLAVAGTLLGLACAVPALVGGRGIHDRIAGTRVERGAATARRSGS; encoded by the coding sequence ATGCCGTCCACCCCCGACGCTACGGCTCCCCCGAGCTTGCGGCCCCGGCCCCTTGCGCGGGTGCGGTCCTGGCTCCTCGACTGGCTGGTGGTGGGCGCCTGGTTGGGCGTCCTCGCCGTGGTGGGTCTGGCCGCCCGGCCACTGCTGCCCTCGGGCGAGGCGGGGGCGACGACGCTGCGCGCCCTGCTCACAGCCGACGTGCTCATCACCGTGGCTACGGTGCTGCCCTACCTGCTCTACCTCGTCCTCACCGAGTCCTCCCCCCGGCGGGCGACCCTGGGCAAGCGCTGGGCCGGCCTCCGGGTCGCCGCAGCCGACGGCTCGTCGCCGGTGACCGGCTCGGTCTGGGTGCGCAACCTGATCAAGGTCCTGGCCTGGCAGCTGGGCCACCTGGGCTTCACCCGGGGCATGCTCGAGACCCAGGTCGGCCTCGGCATCGGGCTCGCCGTCGCTGGCACCCTGCTCGGGCTGGCCTGCGCCGTCCCGGCGCTGGTGGGCGGCCGCGGCATCCACGATCGGATCGCCGGGACACGGGTCGAGCGCGGGGCGGCCACCGCCCGCCGGAGCGGCTCATGA
- a CDS encoding tyrosine recombinase XerC, whose protein sequence is MTPATGSTPVAASALPAQELFDAFEQHLRVEKGRSEHTVRAYLGDLRDLGTHLSEQGVTDLGDVGLPDLRSWLGRMGAEGAARSTLSRRAAAAKTFFRWAHRHGRVSQDPSLRLLAPGKDKHLPAVLRAPQAGELMDLAGVAADDDDPVHQRNRAMLELLYASGMRVGELTGLDVDNVDLQAGTARVLGKGAKERIVPFGAPAAEALQAWLATGRPRLATASSGPALFLGRRGRRVDQRQVRSSLQELLRHLPDTPVMGPHGLRHSAATHLLEGGADLRTVQELLGHASLATTQIYTHISVDRLRAAYQQAHPRA, encoded by the coding sequence ATGACCCCTGCAACCGGGTCCACTCCCGTCGCCGCGTCCGCCCTCCCCGCCCAGGAGCTGTTCGACGCGTTCGAGCAGCACCTGCGGGTGGAGAAGGGACGCTCGGAGCACACCGTGCGCGCCTATCTGGGGGACCTGCGCGACCTGGGCACCCACCTGAGCGAGCAGGGTGTCACCGACCTCGGCGACGTGGGCCTGCCCGATCTGCGGTCCTGGTTGGGCCGGATGGGAGCCGAAGGTGCGGCACGGTCCACACTCTCCCGCCGGGCCGCGGCCGCCAAGACCTTCTTCCGTTGGGCCCACCGCCACGGCCGGGTCAGCCAGGACCCCTCCCTGCGTCTCCTCGCTCCAGGCAAGGACAAGCACCTGCCTGCCGTGCTGCGGGCGCCCCAGGCCGGGGAGCTGATGGACCTAGCCGGGGTCGCGGCGGACGACGACGATCCCGTGCACCAGCGCAACCGGGCCATGCTGGAGCTGCTCTACGCCTCGGGCATGCGGGTCGGTGAGCTGACCGGTCTCGACGTGGACAACGTCGACCTGCAGGCAGGCACCGCCCGGGTGCTGGGCAAGGGGGCCAAGGAGCGGATCGTGCCGTTCGGCGCCCCCGCCGCCGAGGCGCTGCAGGCCTGGCTGGCCACAGGGCGGCCCCGGCTGGCGACCGCCTCCTCGGGCCCAGCGCTGTTCCTGGGTCGGCGCGGCCGCCGGGTCGACCAACGGCAGGTGCGTTCTTCGCTGCAGGAGCTGCTGCGCCACCTGCCCGACACCCCGGTCATGGGCCCGCACGGCCTGCGGCACAGCGCCGCCACCCACCTGTTGGAGGGTGGGGCCGACCTGCGTACGGTCCAGGAGCTGCTCGGGCACGCCAGCCTGGCCACCACCCAGATCTACACCCACATCTCGGTCGACCGGCTGCGGGCTGCCTACCAGCAGGCCCACCCCCGCGCCTGA